A single Henriciella sp. AS95 DNA region contains:
- the purU gene encoding formyltetrahydrofolate deformylase, which produces MPNTRYILRAAAPDAIGILADVAGYIARAGLNVAESQDFGDPDSRRFFIWVEFESSEAFDRVSFEAGFRALAEKRDMAWSLRRKNDVPRALIMVSKGDHCLNDLLYRHRRGQLGADVSAVVSNHDDARWLAERHDLPFHHVPVTAATKPAAEARLLELIDETESDFVVLARYMQVLSDGLCRELSGRCINIHHSFLPSFKGAKPYHQAHRRGVKLIGASAHYVTADLDEGPIIAQDVTPVDHRLTPERMAQIGRDIEARVLSRAVTAHAEGRVFLNGVRTVVFE; this is translated from the coding sequence ATGCCGAACACACGCTACATCCTGCGCGCTGCGGCGCCTGACGCCATCGGTATTCTGGCCGACGTGGCCGGCTATATTGCACGCGCCGGACTGAATGTGGCGGAAAGCCAGGATTTTGGCGATCCGGACTCCCGGCGTTTCTTCATCTGGGTGGAGTTTGAATCGTCCGAAGCGTTTGACCGGGTGAGCTTTGAAGCCGGTTTTCGCGCGCTGGCGGAAAAGCGCGACATGGCCTGGTCGCTGCGGCGCAAGAATGACGTGCCGCGGGCGCTCATCATGGTGTCGAAGGGTGATCATTGCCTGAATGACCTGCTTTACCGCCATCGGCGCGGCCAACTCGGCGCAGATGTCAGCGCGGTGGTGTCGAACCATGACGACGCCCGCTGGCTGGCCGAGCGCCACGATTTGCCATTTCACCATGTGCCGGTCACAGCCGCTACCAAGCCAGCCGCCGAAGCGCGTTTGCTGGAACTGATCGACGAGACCGAGAGCGATTTCGTGGTGCTTGCGCGGTATATGCAGGTCTTGTCCGATGGTCTCTGCCGTGAGCTATCCGGGCGCTGCATCAATATCCACCATTCCTTCCTGCCAAGCTTCAAAGGGGCCAAGCCCTATCACCAGGCGCACCGGCGAGGCGTAAAGCTGATCGGCGCGTCGGCCCATTATGTGACGGCCGATCTCGATGAAGGCCCGATTATCGCGCAGGACGTGACCCCCGTGGACCATCGCCTGACGCCGGAGCGGATGGCGCAGATTGGCCGCGATATCGAAGCCCGGGTGCTCTCTCGCGCGGTGACAGCGCATGCAGAGGGCCGCGTTTTCCTCAACGGTGTCAGAACAGTGGTATTTGAATGA
- a CDS encoding bifunctional diaminohydroxyphosphoribosylaminopyrimidine deaminase/5-amino-6-(5-phosphoribosylamino)uracil reductase RibD gives MKLDHETYMRRAIALARVQHGRTGKNPAVGCVIVGPDGKILSEGATGDEGRPHAEQLALSGMKGKPAIGAVAYVTLEPCRERSTGEDACSRRLIDAGVAKVFVSVMDLHPQGTGGKGALEDAGVPVETGLLESEAAALYEDFFASLD, from the coding sequence ATGAAGCTTGATCACGAAACCTATATGCGCCGCGCCATTGCGCTCGCCAGGGTCCAGCACGGCCGGACCGGCAAGAATCCGGCTGTCGGCTGCGTGATCGTCGGGCCAGATGGAAAGATTCTCAGTGAGGGGGCGACCGGTGATGAAGGACGGCCCCACGCTGAGCAGCTGGCGCTGAGTGGCATGAAGGGCAAACCTGCAATCGGGGCGGTCGCCTATGTGACGCTGGAGCCGTGCCGGGAACGCTCAACGGGCGAGGATGCTTGCTCCAGACGGCTGATCGATGCCGGTGTCGCCAAAGTGTTCGTGTCTGTGATGGACCTGCATCCGCAGGGCACGGGCGGTAAAGGCGCGCTGGAAGACGCCGGTGTGCCGGTAGAGACAGGCCTGCTCGAGAGCGAGGCTGCAGCGCTTTACGAGGATTTCTTCGCGTCGCTGGACTGA
- a CDS encoding glycosyltransferase family 2 protein, whose product MTAEAHAGKQRDISVLIPFFNEEGNVIPLLDEVHGALAHLDYEIVCVNDCSADATGAELLEAQAKHPDRVIIRTHVRRAGKSAALMTGLRAVSGRWTQLIDGDGQNDIADTKRLWAEIIAPGNTGKLGLIAGKRNSRNDSGFKWLQSRVANGIRRFMLRDDATDTGCGWKLMRTDAFRELPYFASMHRFFPALMKRAGWEVREELVNDRRRWHGSSKYGFLGRLGAGIADLIGMFWLVRRGKPGIAEEWNDPRADSQSSDAKKSS is encoded by the coding sequence GTGACCGCAGAGGCACATGCTGGCAAACAGCGCGACATCTCTGTGCTTATTCCTTTCTTCAACGAAGAAGGAAACGTCATCCCGCTTCTCGACGAGGTCCACGGCGCGCTTGCCCATCTCGACTATGAAATCGTCTGCGTGAATGACTGCTCGGCCGATGCGACCGGCGCTGAACTCCTCGAAGCCCAGGCCAAGCATCCAGACCGCGTCATCATTCGCACCCATGTACGCCGTGCCGGCAAGTCCGCCGCCCTGATGACCGGTCTGCGCGCCGTTTCCGGCCGCTGGACGCAGCTGATTGATGGCGACGGCCAGAACGATATCGCCGACACCAAACGCCTCTGGGCCGAAATCATCGCGCCCGGCAATACCGGAAAGCTTGGCCTCATCGCTGGTAAGCGTAACAGCCGCAATGATTCCGGCTTCAAGTGGCTGCAATCGCGCGTGGCCAATGGCATTCGCCGTTTCATGCTGCGGGACGACGCCACCGATACAGGTTGCGGCTGGAAGCTGATGCGCACGGATGCGTTTCGGGAGCTTCCCTATTTCGCCAGCATGCACCGCTTCTTCCCGGCGCTCATGAAGCGGGCCGGATGGGAGGTTCGCGAGGAATTGGTGAATGACCGGCGCCGTTGGCACGGATCATCAAAGTATGGCTTTCTCGGACGCCTCGGCGCAGGCATCGCCGACCTGATCGGCATGTTCTGGCTGGTTCGCCGCGGCAAGCCCGGCATTGCCGAAGAGTGGAATGATCCGCGCGCCGACTCTCAGTCCAGCGACGCGAAGAAATCCTCGTAA
- the zapA gene encoding cell division protein ZapA — MAKADITIRGREYAVACAPGQEARLVELSRSLDKRVRQIADAVGDIGEARLLLVAALALLDELDAARRSAPADLSQQKAASALSDAAERIDALARRIEAGQ, encoded by the coding sequence ATGGCCAAGGCAGATATCACCATTCGCGGACGGGAATACGCCGTCGCTTGTGCGCCAGGTCAGGAAGCCCGTCTGGTCGAGCTGTCCAGAAGCCTCGACAAACGCGTGCGCCAGATTGCCGATGCCGTTGGCGATATCGGCGAGGCGCGCCTGCTGCTCGTTGCAGCCCTCGCCTTGCTTGACGAACTCGATGCCGCGCGCCGTTCCGCACCTGCCGACCTCAGCCAGCAGAAAGCCGCTTCAGCCCTTTCGGACGCGGCTGAACGCATCGACGCGCTCGCCAGGCGCATTGAGGCGGGCCAGTGA
- a CDS encoding DUF4164 family protein, with product MDKLNSAAESLDQALSRLEGALDTLFERAGDPGVVKRELAAMIADRARLADELDASLARERQLQALADEASEALGSAINEVRAALNREGSS from the coding sequence ATGGATAAACTGAATTCAGCTGCGGAGAGTCTTGATCAGGCCCTTTCCCGTCTTGAGGGAGCGCTTGATACGCTGTTTGAACGGGCCGGCGACCCCGGCGTTGTCAAACGCGAGCTTGCCGCCATGATTGCCGACCGCGCCCGTCTGGCCGATGAGCTGGACGCCTCGCTGGCCCGCGAGCGCCAGCTGCAGGCGCTGGCCGACGAAGCCTCAGAAGCGCTTGGCTCGGCCATCAATGAAGTGCGCGCCGCCCTCAACCGTGAAGGCTCCAGCTAA
- the tkt gene encoding transketolase, with the protein MAVEHKDMANAIRALSMDAVEQAKSGHVGLPLGMADVATILWTHYLKHDPRDPNWADRDRFVLSAGHGSMLIYSLLHLTGYDSVSRDDIRNFRQLGGSTPGHPENFVTKGVETTTGPLGQGIATAVGMAMAERHLNARFGDELVDHKTWVVAGDGCLMEGVSQEAITLAGHLKLNKLIVLFDDNSVTIDGSTDLSDDTDQCKRFEAAGWATKRIDGHNTEEIYEALEWAQNQDKPAMVACKTIIGYGAPKLAGTGKAHGGPYGAEEVAGIRENIGWSHEPFDVPEDIEQAWKREGAHAAHLHDEWKTRYSKASAKADFDKALAGELGDIEAVVRAHKKAVVEGGEDKATRQWSGAVLEELTKSIPEMVGGSADLSGSNNTKTKVTEPMTPANWGGRYVHYGIREHGMAAAMNGMALHKGIIPYSGTFLVFADYSRAAIRLGALMGERVIHVMTHDSIGLGEDGPTHQPVEHVASLRAMPNMQVFRPADGVETAECWELALKQTNGPSTIALTRQKVASVRKTHTDENLSAKGGYVLSPAKADEKIVIIATGSEVEIAMAAQADLEAKGIGARVVSMPCVELFETQPASYQRETLGGDLPKIAVEAGVRFGWDRWIGFDGGFVGMDSFGASAPYQDLYKKFGITSEAVVALAEKLA; encoded by the coding sequence ATGGCTGTCGAGCACAAAGATATGGCAAATGCGATCCGTGCCCTGTCAATGGACGCTGTCGAGCAGGCAAAGTCGGGTCATGTCGGCCTCCCCCTTGGCATGGCGGATGTCGCGACCATCCTCTGGACGCATTATCTGAAACATGATCCGCGTGACCCAAATTGGGCCGACCGTGACCGCTTCGTCCTGTCGGCGGGCCATGGTTCGATGCTGATCTATTCGCTGCTGCATCTGACAGGCTATGACAGCGTGAGCCGCGACGATATCCGCAATTTCCGCCAGCTCGGCGGCAGCACACCGGGTCACCCGGAAAATTTTGTCACCAAGGGTGTCGAGACGACGACCGGTCCGCTGGGCCAGGGGATCGCGACGGCAGTCGGCATGGCCATGGCGGAGCGTCACCTCAATGCGCGCTTCGGCGATGAGCTGGTTGACCACAAGACCTGGGTGGTGGCTGGCGATGGCTGTCTCATGGAAGGCGTCAGCCAGGAAGCGATTACGCTCGCCGGGCACCTCAAGCTGAACAAGCTGATTGTCCTGTTTGACGATAATTCCGTCACGATTGATGGCTCAACGGACCTGTCTGACGATACCGACCAGTGCAAGCGCTTTGAGGCGGCTGGCTGGGCGACCAAGCGTATCGATGGCCACAACACCGAAGAAATCTACGAAGCGCTGGAATGGGCGCAGAATCAGGACAAGCCAGCCATGGTCGCCTGCAAGACGATCATTGGCTATGGCGCGCCAAAGCTGGCCGGCACTGGCAAGGCGCATGGCGGCCCTTATGGCGCGGAGGAAGTCGCCGGCATCCGCGAGAACATCGGATGGTCGCACGAACCCTTCGACGTGCCCGAAGACATCGAACAGGCCTGGAAGCGCGAAGGCGCGCACGCCGCGCATCTGCATGATGAGTGGAAGACGCGCTATTCCAAGGCGTCTGCAAAAGCCGATTTCGACAAGGCGCTGGCCGGTGAGCTGGGCGACATCGAAGCCGTCGTCAGGGCGCACAAGAAAGCCGTCGTCGAGGGCGGCGAAGACAAGGCGACGCGTCAATGGTCGGGCGCGGTGCTCGAAGAGCTGACGAAGTCCATCCCTGAAATGGTGGGTGGTTCGGCAGACCTGTCCGGTTCGAACAACACCAAGACCAAGGTGACAGAGCCGATGACGCCTGCAAACTGGGGCGGGCGCTACGTTCACTACGGTATTCGCGAGCACGGCATGGCCGCGGCGATGAACGGCATGGCCCTGCACAAGGGCATCATTCCTTATTCCGGTACTTTCCTTGTCTTTGCAGACTATTCGCGCGCGGCGATCCGGCTTGGCGCACTGATGGGTGAGCGCGTGATCCACGTCATGACGCACGATTCCATCGGTCTTGGCGAAGACGGACCGACCCACCAGCCGGTCGAGCATGTCGCTTCGCTCCGCGCGATGCCGAACATGCAGGTCTTCCGCCCGGCAGACGGTGTCGAAACGGCCGAATGCTGGGAGCTGGCGCTGAAGCAGACAAACGGCCCGTCGACCATCGCCCTGACCCGCCAGAAAGTCGCGAGCGTGCGCAAGACGCATACCGACGAAAACCTCTCGGCCAAGGGCGGCTATGTGCTGTCACCGGCCAAGGCCGACGAAAAGATCGTGATCATTGCGACCGGTTCTGAAGTCGAAATCGCCATGGCGGCGCAGGCCGATCTGGAAGCCAAGGGCATTGGAGCACGCGTTGTCTCCATGCCGTGCGTCGAGCTGTTCGAAACCCAGCCTGCGAGCTATCAGCGCGAGACGCTTGGCGGCGACCTGCCAAAGATCGCGGTCGAAGCCGGTGTGCGCTTTGGCTGGGACCGCTGGATCGGCTTTGATGGCGGCTTTGTCGGCATGGACAGCTTCGGTGCGAGCGCGCCTTATCAGGACCTCTACAAGAAGTTCGGCATCACGTCTGAGGCGGTTGTGGCGCTTGCCGAGAAACTCGCCTAG
- a CDS encoding citrate synthase: MKWIPRDLAMERLGVKSQTLYAYVSRGAIRSRPDEHDSRISLYSTSDIDSFVERRRTGRNRTEIAKAAIAWGDPVMETAITTVRDGTLVYRGQCAITLAETATLEEAAAILWQTEEYPDISPVLTAVPGAAAKSRLLSSLAAQAATALPGFGRGHETLVLDGARLLDSASHAITRHAANIPFHTRLARFWGVGADAEDLIRRTLVLLADHELNASTFAARIAASTGASLAACALAGCATLTGPLHGEATARALAYLRHAVETRPNTALAALAARGERVPAVGHPLYPDGDPRAAALITWLSPSRPVENAIAGAEDAIGKPANIDMALAALTVELGLPEDAPFMLFASGRMVGWVAHAIEQLTSGKLIRPRAKYVGD; this comes from the coding sequence ATGAAATGGATCCCTCGCGATCTTGCCATGGAGCGGCTCGGCGTTAAATCGCAGACACTGTACGCTTATGTGAGCCGAGGGGCGATCCGGTCGCGCCCGGACGAACATGATTCCCGCATCAGCCTTTATTCAACTTCAGATATCGATTCCTTTGTCGAAAGGCGACGCACAGGCCGAAACCGGACCGAAATTGCAAAGGCCGCAATTGCCTGGGGCGACCCGGTCATGGAAACCGCGATCACCACGGTCCGCGATGGAACGCTCGTCTACCGGGGCCAGTGCGCCATCACGCTCGCTGAGACAGCGACGCTGGAAGAGGCCGCCGCCATTCTGTGGCAGACCGAGGAATATCCAGACATTTCCCCTGTCCTGACGGCCGTACCGGGCGCCGCCGCAAAGTCACGGCTGCTGTCCAGTCTTGCGGCGCAAGCGGCCACCGCCCTTCCCGGCTTCGGGCGCGGACATGAGACTTTGGTCCTCGACGGGGCGCGGCTTCTCGACAGCGCCTCGCACGCCATAACCCGCCACGCTGCCAATATTCCATTTCATACAAGGCTTGCCCGCTTCTGGGGCGTCGGCGCCGACGCGGAAGACCTCATTCGCCGCACACTCGTTCTTCTTGCCGACCATGAGCTGAATGCCTCGACCTTTGCCGCTCGCATCGCGGCCTCGACAGGGGCATCGCTGGCCGCGTGCGCGCTTGCAGGCTGCGCAACCCTGACCGGACCGCTGCATGGTGAAGCGACCGCACGTGCGCTCGCCTATCTGCGCCACGCCGTCGAAACCCGCCCGAATACCGCCCTCGCAGCGTTGGCCGCACGCGGCGAACGCGTTCCCGCCGTTGGCCACCCGCTTTATCCCGATGGCGACCCGCGGGCCGCCGCCCTCATCACCTGGCTATCGCCCTCGCGCCCGGTGGAAAACGCCATAGCGGGCGCCGAGGATGCGATCGGCAAACCGGCCAATATCGACATGGCGCTGGCCGCGCTCACCGTTGAGCTTGGCCTGCCCGAAGACGCACCCTTCATGCTATTTGCGAGCGGGCGGATGGTCGGCTGGGTCGCTCATGCCATAGAGCAGCTCACCTCAGGCAAGCTGATCCGCCCAAGAGCCAAGTATGTGGGCGACTAG
- a CDS encoding citrate synthase/methylcitrate synthase: protein MDSGLENIVAAETVLSDVDGQAGRLVIRGWPVEKLSASLGYEETLGLLWNGFFDDLGNSSAIQRQLGEARRAAFSHVGTFGPAVSVVSYLRTGWGLLKDDETLASAIALPAAAAVFTAAAIRELQGLAPIAPDASLGQAEDFLRMIRGERASDDEVKAFSAYLVTVSDHGLNASTFAARVVASTRAGLVSAALAGLSALKGPLHGGAPGPVLDMLDDIGTPQKAESWIDGALARKERLMGFGHRVYRVRDPRADALKAAVAKLPGTTGRIEFAEHIERAVLEKLSRKYPDRSLETNVEFYTAILLEALDIPREAFTAIFAMGRILGWVAHASEQIDEGRLVRPKSVYTGPVPEMV, encoded by the coding sequence ATGGACTCAGGACTTGAAAACATTGTCGCCGCCGAAACCGTGCTCTCGGATGTTGATGGACAAGCGGGCCGGCTGGTCATCCGAGGCTGGCCGGTGGAAAAACTGTCGGCGTCGCTCGGCTATGAAGAGACACTTGGACTTCTATGGAACGGTTTTTTTGACGATCTAGGAAATTCGAGCGCCATTCAGCGCCAGCTTGGCGAGGCGCGGCGGGCCGCCTTCAGCCATGTCGGTACATTCGGGCCAGCTGTCAGCGTCGTCTCCTATCTGCGTACCGGGTGGGGCCTGCTGAAGGATGACGAGACATTGGCGAGCGCCATCGCGCTGCCCGCGGCCGCAGCGGTGTTTACGGCAGCCGCCATTCGCGAATTGCAGGGCCTGGCACCGATCGCGCCGGATGCGTCTCTCGGCCAGGCGGAAGACTTCCTGCGGATGATCCGGGGTGAGCGGGCATCAGATGACGAAGTGAAGGCCTTCTCGGCCTATCTTGTGACCGTCTCGGATCATGGTCTGAACGCCTCGACCTTTGCAGCGCGCGTTGTGGCCTCAACGCGGGCGGGGCTGGTTTCAGCGGCGCTCGCCGGATTGTCTGCCCTTAAAGGCCCTCTGCATGGCGGCGCGCCCGGGCCTGTGCTGGATATGCTCGACGACATCGGGACGCCGCAGAAGGCTGAAAGCTGGATCGATGGCGCGCTGGCCCGCAAGGAACGGCTGATGGGCTTTGGTCACCGGGTTTACCGGGTGCGTGACCCGCGCGCCGATGCGCTGAAGGCGGCAGTTGCGAAGCTGCCGGGCACGACCGGCCGCATCGAATTTGCCGAACATATTGAGCGGGCGGTGCTGGAGAAGCTTTCCCGGAAATATCCGGACCGGTCTCTGGAAACCAATGTCGAGTTCTACACGGCCATCCTGCTCGAAGCGCTGGATATTCCGCGCGAGGCGTTCACGGCGATCTTTGCAATGGGGCGAATCCTCGGCTGGGTGGCGCATGCCAGCGAACAGATCGATGAGGGCCGGCTGGTTCGACCGAAATCAGTCTATACCGGGCCGGTTCCGGAGATGGTTTAA
- a CDS encoding ABA4-like family protein — protein MIYDILFMLINALVVPAWLLLVLAPRWRTTQLVVHSGIYPLAYGALYTICLIASIFFGQRAEGVGMDSIGAVSALFDHPNGVIVGWSHYLVFDLFVGAWIGRDALRRNLPHMAVAPCMIASFLFGPVGLLAYMLVRLVKGEGISLFETPAEEAR, from the coding sequence ATGATTTACGACATCCTGTTCATGCTGATCAATGCGCTGGTGGTGCCGGCGTGGTTGTTGCTGGTGCTGGCACCAAGATGGCGGACGACACAGCTCGTCGTGCATTCGGGGATTTATCCGCTTGCTTACGGCGCGCTTTATACGATTTGCCTGATCGCCTCGATCTTCTTCGGGCAGCGGGCCGAAGGTGTCGGCATGGACTCTATAGGGGCTGTTTCGGCGCTGTTCGATCATCCGAATGGCGTGATTGTCGGCTGGAGCCACTATCTCGTTTTTGACCTCTTCGTCGGCGCCTGGATTGGCCGGGACGCGCTGCGCCGCAACCTGCCGCATATGGCGGTCGCGCCCTGCATGATTGCGAGCTTCCTGTTCGGGCCGGTGGGCCTGCTCGCCTATATGCTGGTGCGGCTTGTGAAGGGCGAAGGCATCAGCCTGTTCGAAACGCCAGCGGAAGAGGCGCGCTAG
- the purT gene encoding formate-dependent phosphoribosylglycinamide formyltransferase → MVAIGTPLSPSATRIMFLGAGELGKEVVIELMRLGAEVIAVDRYEHAPGMQVAHRSHVIDMTDAAALRALVEQEKPDLIVPEIEAIATDELAGIEKAGLATVIPTARATQLTMNREGIRRLAAEELGLPTSPYAFASTGHELAEAAEKIGYPVFVKPVMSSSGKGQSHVKTEAHIDHAWIYALEAGRKRETRVIVEGAVDFDFEITLLTVRAANGTVFCEPVGHRQECGDYVESWQPQPMSEAALTAARDMARKVTDALGGYGLFGVEMFVKGDMVWFSEVSPRPHDTGLVTLATQNQSEFALHARAILGLPVDADLRNPGASAVIYGGVDADGVVFEGLEEALSVPGSDIRLFGKPVSYKKRRMGVAVARGETVEEARERARQAASRVRVRKA, encoded by the coding sequence ATGGTTGCGATTGGGACACCGCTTTCGCCATCGGCGACGCGCATCATGTTTCTGGGCGCTGGCGAGCTTGGCAAGGAAGTCGTGATCGAACTGATGCGGCTCGGCGCGGAAGTGATCGCCGTGGACCGGTATGAGCATGCGCCGGGTATGCAGGTCGCCCATCGCAGCCATGTCATCGACATGACGGATGCGGCCGCCCTTCGCGCGCTGGTCGAGCAGGAGAAGCCGGACCTGATCGTGCCGGAAATCGAAGCAATTGCGACAGACGAACTGGCGGGGATCGAGAAGGCCGGGCTCGCGACGGTCATCCCGACAGCGCGCGCGACGCAGCTCACCATGAACCGGGAAGGCATTCGGCGGTTGGCCGCGGAAGAGCTGGGTCTGCCGACCAGCCCGTATGCGTTTGCATCGACGGGGCATGAGCTTGCGGAGGCGGCGGAAAAGATAGGCTATCCGGTGTTCGTGAAGCCGGTCATGTCGTCTTCCGGCAAGGGACAGTCGCACGTTAAAACCGAGGCGCATATTGATCATGCCTGGATCTATGCGCTGGAAGCAGGCCGCAAGCGCGAGACGCGCGTGATCGTGGAGGGCGCGGTTGATTTCGATTTCGAGATCACGCTGCTGACCGTGCGGGCCGCAAACGGGACGGTGTTCTGTGAGCCGGTCGGGCATCGCCAGGAATGCGGTGACTATGTCGAGAGCTGGCAGCCCCAGCCGATGAGCGAGGCGGCGCTGACGGCGGCCAGGGACATGGCCCGCAAAGTGACCGATGCGCTGGGCGGATATGGCCTGTTCGGGGTCGAGATGTTCGTCAAGGGCGACATGGTCTGGTTCTCCGAGGTCAGTCCGCGCCCGCATGATACAGGTCTCGTCACGTTGGCGACGCAAAACCAGAGCGAATTCGCGCTGCATGCGCGGGCCATACTGGGTCTGCCGGTTGATGCGGATCTTCGCAATCCCGGCGCGAGCGCTGTCATCTATGGCGGCGTTGATGCGGACGGGGTTGTGTTTGAGGGCCTGGAAGAGGCGCTTTCGGTGCCCGGCTCTGACATTCGCCTGTTTGGCAAGCCTGTGAGCTATAAGAAGCGCCGCATGGGTGTGGCGGTTGCGCGCGGTGAGACGGTGGAAGAGGCGCGCGAGCGGGCGCGTCAGGCGGCCTCCCGCGTGCGGGTTCGCAAGGCCTGA
- a CDS encoding autoinducer binding domain-containing protein, with protein sequence MKDKLVALLSSPDVPTLRNQTSDIFRDLGFDGAFYLTPVSKVRVPDGRLANHGFTREWEALYRSQYYAVDPLPELAVRTPQPIVWHRLDRSKLSGRETEYMDRLPEWGMEQGVAVAAFGPAARIGIACISRPNSKEAGENPDTASLQIATQISFLRYCALSDSQLQSPPELSPRELEVLHAIAHGRSKATIAANLNLSKDTVDTYVKRLYVKLGVSDRGEAVAQAVAQGLFSSVDVEVSPELLKSQPTTFDD encoded by the coding sequence ATGAAAGACAAGCTGGTCGCACTCCTCTCCTCGCCTGACGTTCCGACGCTCAGGAACCAGACCAGTGACATCTTTCGCGACCTGGGTTTTGACGGCGCCTTCTATCTGACACCTGTCAGCAAGGTCCGCGTCCCGGATGGCCGTCTGGCCAATCACGGCTTCACGCGCGAGTGGGAGGCCCTGTACCGCAGTCAATACTACGCCGTGGATCCGCTTCCCGAACTGGCCGTGCGCACCCCGCAACCAATTGTCTGGCACCGGCTCGACCGTTCCAAACTGAGCGGACGGGAGACCGAATATATGGATCGGCTGCCGGAATGGGGCATGGAGCAAGGTGTGGCTGTGGCCGCATTCGGACCGGCTGCCCGGATCGGCATTGCCTGCATCAGCCGCCCGAACTCGAAAGAAGCGGGCGAGAATCCAGACACGGCGAGCCTGCAAATTGCCACACAGATCTCGTTTCTGCGGTATTGCGCCCTTTCAGACTCGCAGCTGCAAAGCCCGCCAGAGCTCTCCCCGCGCGAGCTGGAGGTGCTGCATGCGATCGCACATGGCCGCAGCAAGGCGACCATCGCTGCCAATCTCAATCTCTCCAAAGACACCGTCGATACATATGTGAAGCGGCTCTACGTGAAGCTCGGCGTCTCCGACAGGGGCGAAGCCGTCGCGCAAGCGGTCGCGCAGGGGCTTTTCTCTTCGGTTGATGTTGAAGTGTCGCCTGAGCTTCTGAAAAGCCAGCCTACCACCTTCGACGACTAG
- the gap gene encoding type I glyceraldehyde-3-phosphate dehydrogenase, whose product MAVRVAINGFGRIGRNVLRSILENGRTDIEVVAINDLGPVETNAHLLKYDSVHGTLPMDVSVEGDTIKVGGQSFKVTAIRDPKELPHGENNVDIAMECTGIFADKEKASMHLTAGAKRVLVSAPASGADKTIVYGVNHDVLTADDLVVSNASCTTNCLSPVAKVLNDTIGIEKGMMTTIHSYTGDQPTLDTMHKDLYRGRAAATSMIPTSTGAAKAVGLVLPELNGKLDGFAIRVPTPNVSVVDLKFIAKRATTVEEINDAIRKAADGPLKGVLGYTDVKNVSIDFNHNPHSSVFHTDQTKVMDGTLCSVLSWYDNEWGFSTRMSDTAVAMSKFI is encoded by the coding sequence ATGGCTGTTCGTGTCGCCATTAATGGATTTGGCCGGATCGGCCGGAATGTTCTTCGGTCTATCCTGGAGAATGGACGCACTGATATTGAAGTGGTTGCCATCAACGATCTGGGCCCGGTCGAGACCAATGCACACCTTCTGAAATACGATTCGGTTCACGGCACGCTGCCGATGGATGTCTCTGTCGAGGGTGACACGATCAAGGTCGGTGGCCAGTCTTTCAAGGTGACCGCGATCCGCGACCCGAAAGAGCTTCCGCACGGCGAGAACAATGTCGACATCGCGATGGAATGTACCGGCATCTTCGCCGACAAGGAAAAAGCGTCGATGCACCTTACCGCGGGTGCAAAGCGCGTTCTCGTTTCGGCTCCGGCGTCCGGCGCTGACAAGACCATCGTTTATGGTGTGAACCATGATGTGCTGACGGCGGACGATCTGGTCGTCTCCAACGCGTCGTGCACCACGAACTGCCTGTCGCCTGTCGCCAAGGTGCTGAACGATACGATCGGTATCGAAAAAGGCATGATGACGACGATCCACTCCTATACCGGCGACCAGCCGACGCTGGATACGATGCACAAGGATCTCTATCGCGGCCGGGCTGCGGCCACCTCGATGATCCCGACATCGACCGGCGCTGCCAAGGCTGTCGGCCTGGTCCTGCCGGAACTGAATGGCAAGCTCGACGGCTTCGCCATCCGCGTGCCGACCCCGAACGTGTCGGTCGTTGACCTGAAATTCATCGCCAAGCGCGCCACGACGGTCGAAGAGATCAATGATGCGATCCGCAAGGCCGCTGATGGCCCGCTGAAAGGCGTACTCGGCTATACGGACGTCAAGAACGTCTCCATCGATTTCAACCACAACCCGCACTCCTCGGTGTTCCACACCGATCAGACCAAGGTCATGGACGGCACGCTGTGCTCGGTCCTGTCCTGGTATGACAATGAGTGGGGCTTCTCGACGCGGATGAGCGATACGGCCGTCGCAATGTCCAAGTTTATCTAG